The proteins below come from a single Eucalyptus grandis isolate ANBG69807.140 chromosome 3, ASM1654582v1, whole genome shotgun sequence genomic window:
- the LOC120291859 gene encoding uncharacterized protein LOC120291859 — MLGQQAQNQAAAFIAVVAIASTATANVVATAAPAEVPSRNVGIGILIHKLVEQFFKLNPPKFTGVGDPEAIALWIQGLEKTFALLMCTETKKVVLATYQLEEVTSTWWRTTQRVIFLEGVAPEWNAFVEVFNGKYFSETVREMKMAEFQRLRQGLMTVDQYEAKFAELS, encoded by the coding sequence ATGTTGGGGCAGCAGGCCCAGAATCAAGCTGCCGCCTTCATCGCCGTTGTTGCAATCGCCTCTACTGCTACTGCCAATGTTGTTGCTACTGCCGCACCTGCTGAGGTTCCATCAAGGAACGTGGGCATTGGAATACTGATTCATAAGctggtggaacaattttttaaattaaatccaCCGAAGTTTACTGGAGTAGGAGACCCCGAAGCTATTGCTCTGTGGATCCAAGGATTGGAGAAGACCTTTGCACTTTTGATGTGCACTGAGACTAAGAAAGTGGTCCTTGCAACCTACCAGCTGGAGGAAGTCACAAGTACTTGGTGGAGAACCACCCAAAGAGTGATATTTCTTGAAGGTGTAGCCCCGGAGTGGAACGCCTTCGTTGAGGTCTTCAACGGTAAATACTTTTCGGAGACTGTCAGAGAAATGAAGATGGCAGAGTTCCAGCGCCTTCGCCAAGGCTTGATGACCGTGGATCAATATGAGGCGAAGTTCGCTGAACTATCGTAG